The following proteins come from a genomic window of Nicotiana tomentosiformis chromosome 12, ASM39032v3, whole genome shotgun sequence:
- the LOC104102664 gene encoding protein NRT1/ PTR FAMILY 6.2-like isoform X2, giving the protein MGIAVNLVTYLGGVMHLPSAASANIVTDFMGTAFLLCLLGGFLADSFLGRYKTIAIFAIIQSLGTGLLTLTTGLPQLRPHPCHPHEKCKPATGIQMGILYLALYLIALGTGGLKSSVSGFGTDQFDDKDEKEKSQMAYFFNRFFLFISMGTLAAVTVLVYVQDEVGRSWAYGICCISMLIAIVIFFSGTRRYRYKKSSGSPIVQIFQVIVAASRKRNMDVPYDVSMLYETNPEIQHSEQFRFLDKAAIVAQGDFDKHANSTSAPNPWKLCTVTRVEEVKMMARLLPIWATTILFWTTYAQMITFSVEQAATMDRSLGKFRIPAGSLTVFFVSAILITLAIYDRFIMPLWQKFKGKPGFTSLQKIAIGLVLSTMGMAIAALVDLKRLSVAKSVGRNMSTLPISVFYLIPQFFLVGAGEGFIYTGQLDFFITQSPKGMKTMSTGLFLTTLSLGFFFSSFLVSIIKKVTRSNGGDGWLADNINYARLDCFYGLLAILGVINFALYLICAIWFKPRKSKSAIQMETVKNGNAADDKC; this is encoded by the exons ATGGGAATAGCAGTAAATCTAGTGACATACTTGGGTGGTGTCATGCATCTACCAAGTGCAGCATCAGCCAATATTGTGACAGATTTTATGGGCACAGCGTTTCTCCTCTGCCTCCTTGGAGGTTTTCTTGCTGATTCTTTCCTTGGCAGATACAAAACCATTGCAATCTTTGCAATTATACAATCACTG GGAACTGGCTTGTTAACACTGACAACGGGCCTGCCACAGCTGAGGCCGCATCCTTGCCATCCTCATGAGAAGTGCAAACCAGCAACTGGCATCCAGATGGGAATTCTATACTTAGCTTTATATCTAATAGCATTAGGCACTGGTGGCCTAAAATCTAGTGTATCTGGATTTGGAACAGATCAATTTGATGATAAGGACGAGAAGGAAAAGTCGCAAATGGCCTATTTCTTTAACAGATTCTTCTTATTCATCAGCATGGGAACGTTGGCAGCAGTTACAGTGCTAGTTTACGTTCAAGATGAAGTTGGAAGAAGCTGGGCATATGGTATTTGCTGCATATCCATGTTAATTGCAATCGTAATATTTTTTTCGGGGACTAGAAGGTACCGTTACAAGAAAAGCTCAGGAAGTCCTATAGTCCAAATATTTCAAGTCATAGTAGCTGCTTCAAGGAAAAGGAATATGGATGTTCCGTATGATGTAAGCATGCTTTACGAGACCAATCCAGAGATCCAACATAGTGAACAATTCCGCTTTCTGGACAAGGCTGCAATTGTAGCACAAGGAGATTTTGATAAGCATGCAAACTCTACATCTGCTCCAAATCCATGGAAGCTGTGCACAGTGACTAGGGTGGAGGAAGTAAAAATGATGGCTAGGCTACTTCCAATTTGGGCCACAACTATCCTTTTCTGGACAACTTATGCACAAATGATTACATTTTCAGTTGAACAAGCTGCCACCATGGATAGATCACTTGGCAAATTCAGAATTCCAGCAGGCTCTCTTACTGTCTTCTTTGTGTCTGCCATCTTAATCACTTTGGCTATTTATGACCGATTTATCATGCCACTCTGGCAGAAATTCAAGGGAAAACCAG GTTTTACCAGCCTACAAAAAATAGCCATAGGGCTTGTGCTTTCTACTATGGGAATGGCAATAGCTGCTCTAGTTGATTTAAAAAGGTTGTCAGTGGCAAAATCTGTGGGGCGAAACATGTCAACATTGCCTATTAGTGTATTCTATTTGATCCCACAGTTCTTTTTGGTTGGAGCTGGGGAAGGATTCATATACACCGGCCAACTCGATTTTTTCATAACACAGTCACCAAAAGGGATGAAAACAATGAGCACCGGCCTTTTCTTGACAACCCTTTCTCTTGGTTTCTTTTTTAGTAGTTTCTTAGTCTCTATTATCAAGAAGGTGACAAGAAGCAATGGTGGTGATGGCTGGCTTGCAGACAACATAAATTACGCTAGGCTTGATTGTTTCTATGGGCTTCTTGCTATATTGGGAGTCATTAACTTTGCGCTTTACCTAATTTGTGCCATATGGTTCAAGCCAAGGAAGTCTAAATCTGCCATACAGATGGAGACTGTGAAAAATGGAAATGCTGCCGATGACAAGTGCTAG
- the LOC104102664 gene encoding protein NRT1/ PTR FAMILY 6.2-like isoform X1 encodes MEGKMSWTVADAVNYKGLPADRSKTGGWVPAALVLGIEINERLSTMGIAVNLVTYLGGVMHLPSAASANIVTDFMGTAFLLCLLGGFLADSFLGRYKTIAIFAIIQSLGTGLLTLTTGLPQLRPHPCHPHEKCKPATGIQMGILYLALYLIALGTGGLKSSVSGFGTDQFDDKDEKEKSQMAYFFNRFFLFISMGTLAAVTVLVYVQDEVGRSWAYGICCISMLIAIVIFFSGTRRYRYKKSSGSPIVQIFQVIVAASRKRNMDVPYDVSMLYETNPEIQHSEQFRFLDKAAIVAQGDFDKHANSTSAPNPWKLCTVTRVEEVKMMARLLPIWATTILFWTTYAQMITFSVEQAATMDRSLGKFRIPAGSLTVFFVSAILITLAIYDRFIMPLWQKFKGKPGFTSLQKIAIGLVLSTMGMAIAALVDLKRLSVAKSVGRNMSTLPISVFYLIPQFFLVGAGEGFIYTGQLDFFITQSPKGMKTMSTGLFLTTLSLGFFFSSFLVSIIKKVTRSNGGDGWLADNINYARLDCFYGLLAILGVINFALYLICAIWFKPRKSKSAIQMETVKNGNAADDKC; translated from the exons ATG GAGGGAAAGATGAGCTGGACAGTTGCAGATGCTGTAAACTACAAGGGTCTCCCTGCTGACAGATCTAAAACTGGTGGTTGGGTTCCTGCTGCTCTTGTCCTGG GGATTGAAATCAATGAAAGGCTTTCAACAATGGGAATAGCAGTAAATCTAGTGACATACTTGGGTGGTGTCATGCATCTACCAAGTGCAGCATCAGCCAATATTGTGACAGATTTTATGGGCACAGCGTTTCTCCTCTGCCTCCTTGGAGGTTTTCTTGCTGATTCTTTCCTTGGCAGATACAAAACCATTGCAATCTTTGCAATTATACAATCACTG GGAACTGGCTTGTTAACACTGACAACGGGCCTGCCACAGCTGAGGCCGCATCCTTGCCATCCTCATGAGAAGTGCAAACCAGCAACTGGCATCCAGATGGGAATTCTATACTTAGCTTTATATCTAATAGCATTAGGCACTGGTGGCCTAAAATCTAGTGTATCTGGATTTGGAACAGATCAATTTGATGATAAGGACGAGAAGGAAAAGTCGCAAATGGCCTATTTCTTTAACAGATTCTTCTTATTCATCAGCATGGGAACGTTGGCAGCAGTTACAGTGCTAGTTTACGTTCAAGATGAAGTTGGAAGAAGCTGGGCATATGGTATTTGCTGCATATCCATGTTAATTGCAATCGTAATATTTTTTTCGGGGACTAGAAGGTACCGTTACAAGAAAAGCTCAGGAAGTCCTATAGTCCAAATATTTCAAGTCATAGTAGCTGCTTCAAGGAAAAGGAATATGGATGTTCCGTATGATGTAAGCATGCTTTACGAGACCAATCCAGAGATCCAACATAGTGAACAATTCCGCTTTCTGGACAAGGCTGCAATTGTAGCACAAGGAGATTTTGATAAGCATGCAAACTCTACATCTGCTCCAAATCCATGGAAGCTGTGCACAGTGACTAGGGTGGAGGAAGTAAAAATGATGGCTAGGCTACTTCCAATTTGGGCCACAACTATCCTTTTCTGGACAACTTATGCACAAATGATTACATTTTCAGTTGAACAAGCTGCCACCATGGATAGATCACTTGGCAAATTCAGAATTCCAGCAGGCTCTCTTACTGTCTTCTTTGTGTCTGCCATCTTAATCACTTTGGCTATTTATGACCGATTTATCATGCCACTCTGGCAGAAATTCAAGGGAAAACCAG GTTTTACCAGCCTACAAAAAATAGCCATAGGGCTTGTGCTTTCTACTATGGGAATGGCAATAGCTGCTCTAGTTGATTTAAAAAGGTTGTCAGTGGCAAAATCTGTGGGGCGAAACATGTCAACATTGCCTATTAGTGTATTCTATTTGATCCCACAGTTCTTTTTGGTTGGAGCTGGGGAAGGATTCATATACACCGGCCAACTCGATTTTTTCATAACACAGTCACCAAAAGGGATGAAAACAATGAGCACCGGCCTTTTCTTGACAACCCTTTCTCTTGGTTTCTTTTTTAGTAGTTTCTTAGTCTCTATTATCAAGAAGGTGACAAGAAGCAATGGTGGTGATGGCTGGCTTGCAGACAACATAAATTACGCTAGGCTTGATTGTTTCTATGGGCTTCTTGCTATATTGGGAGTCATTAACTTTGCGCTTTACCTAATTTGTGCCATATGGTTCAAGCCAAGGAAGTCTAAATCTGCCATACAGATGGAGACTGTGAAAAATGGAAATGCTGCCGATGACAAGTGCTAG